Proteins encoded in a region of the Diabrotica virgifera virgifera chromosome 4, PGI_DIABVI_V3a genome:
- the LOC126883373 gene encoding uncharacterized protein LOC126883373: MLLEPIANTITSVEGDTPTISKCLHLLKKMVNTSLENVTKSPLLSKEEADTRAIFENRKKFAIYSVHFVANLLDPKYRGCELSSDEMTDATEVIYKVAQKMPDVDEAAVLADVVNFIAKEGLFKKAFLWNEDTIAAILASQSILH, encoded by the exons ATGCTTCTGGAACCAATTGCTAACACAATTACCTCTGTAGAAGGTGACACACCAACGATTTCAAAATGTctgcatttattaaaaaaaatggttaacACCTCATTAGAAAATGTCACTAAAAGTCCATTGTTATCCAAAGAGGAAGCAGATACAAGGGCAATTTTTGAAAATCGGAAGAAATTTGCTATTTATAGTGTTCATTTTGTAGCTAACCTTTTGGATCCAAAATATCGTGGCTGCGAACTTAGCTCAGATGAGAtg aCTGATGCGACAGAAGTCATATACAAGGTAGCACAGAAGATGCCAGATGTCGATGAAGCAGCCGTCTTAGCTGACGTTGTCAATTTTATTGCAAAAGAAGGACTATTCAAAAAGGCTTTTCTATGGAATGAGGACACAATTGCAGCTATCCTAGCTTCACAGTCAATCCTGCATTAG